Proteins encoded by one window of Flavobacterium sp. N502540:
- a CDS encoding alpha/beta fold hydrolase: MKSILYKNTKISYSDSGTGNAIVFLHGFLENKKMWKNYVDFFSEKHRIITIDLLGHGESDSLGYVHTMEDNANAVQKVLNHLKIEKATVVGHSMGGYVGLAFAELFPKNIQKLVLLNSTSREDSPERKLNRTRAIKAVKQNYVTFVSLAIGNLFSENNRIRLTDEIEKVKTQALQTPLQGIIASLEGMKIRKDREALLQQNLFPVLLILGKKDPVLDYEDSRTQIDDTTAELISFEDGHMSHIENKEELKTVLSQFFS, from the coding sequence ATGAAGAGCATTCTATATAAAAATACCAAAATATCATACTCAGATTCGGGAACTGGAAATGCAATTGTATTCCTTCACGGCTTTCTGGAAAATAAAAAAATGTGGAAAAACTATGTTGATTTTTTCTCCGAAAAACATCGCATCATTACGATCGATTTACTGGGACACGGCGAGTCGGATTCTTTGGGATATGTGCACACGATGGAAGACAATGCCAATGCTGTTCAGAAAGTCCTGAATCATTTAAAAATTGAAAAAGCTACTGTTGTCGGACATTCGATGGGCGGTTATGTCGGTCTGGCTTTCGCCGAATTGTTTCCAAAAAATATTCAGAAACTGGTTTTACTCAATTCTACTTCAAGGGAGGATAGTCCGGAAAGGAAACTTAACCGAACACGGGCTATCAAAGCAGTCAAACAAAATTATGTAACTTTTGTGAGTCTGGCTATTGGTAATTTGTTTAGCGAGAACAACCGAATCCGATTAACAGACGAAATTGAAAAAGTAAAAACACAGGCTCTCCAAACACCTTTGCAGGGAATTATAGCTTCACTCGAAGGAATGAAAATCAGAAAAGACAGAGAAGCACTTTTACAACAAAACCTTTTTCCGGTTTTATTGATTCTAGGAAAAAAAGATCCTGTTTTAGATTACGAAGACTCCCGCACCCAGATAGACGATACTACGGCAGAACTTATTTCTTTTGAAGACGGACATATGAGTCATATTGAAAACAAAGAGGAATTAAAAACCGTTTTGTCCCAATTTTTCTCTTAG
- a CDS encoding UvrD-helicase domain-containing protein, which yields MQSPSFSIYDASAGSGKTYTLVKEYLKIILSSPRNDAYRNILAITFTNKAVHEMKSRIVGSLSEFAKEEPSAKAVDLMEDLSRDTGLSIIKIKTKSQNIIKHLIHNYAAFDISTIDKFTHKVIRAFAHDLNLPMTFEVTLDTENLLIEAVDAIIAQAGQDETLTKLLVDFTMEKTDDDKSWDVSREILETGRLVLNENNRNEISHFQDKSIEEFIEIKKKMLALCKELESENENFAIEALALIEKNGIDLKSFSRGTFPNHLESIRDGKFNPRNKTFHEFDDIAINKTAKDRALIENIIPELLQILVKIYKNFEKRDFYKAFLKNITPLSLLNTVSNELAKIQSEQNVLSISEFNAIIHREIQNQPAPFIYERLGEKYRHFFIDEFQDTSEMQWQNLIPLIHNSLSGEDDFGNKGTLMIVGDPKQSIYRWRGGKAEQFIELGKEENSFFNHKKEVKHLDTNYRSYSEVIEFNNDFFKLISAEFTNEDYKDLYENHSFQNINSKKGGYVNISFLPVIEKSDYADEEEVVEKSDLYVLATLNTIQKVVREGFEYKDIVILTRKRDQGIAIANYLTEQNIPLLSSETLMIQNATEVRLIVCLLKYLNNSADLESKANFLHFLGSNKEVKMPIHDFIALGMSQKKEGDFEKWLLTFDVSLSFEDVRKKSLYEAVEIIIAKFILPDEGNAYVQFFLDIVLERDMRNQAGIADFLSYWDKNAEKFSIPSPEGNNAVRIMTIHKSKGLEFPIVIMPFAEEDYNRKPKDKLWLDTEDANLDVPKALIDNSSAVEGFGENASAVFNLKKQEELLDNINVLYVALTRAEEQLYVISQGMKERKDGELPNNMASFFIRYLMHKGGYDTERSEYEFGSKSRLSNAVKSVDLVKTIPVVSEVLNPKNIKIAQREALMWGTHQQEAIAYGNIVHEILAFVKDRSDVDLAITKGIENGLITNDQVDMVLKTLQEIVNHPELSICFDGNATVLNEQTIVQKEGRILKPDRIVLTSNKEAYLLDYKTGVINSKYAKQIQEYEEAIEDLGYKVLKKALVYIGSEIDVVNL from the coding sequence ATGCAAAGTCCGTCTTTCTCTATCTATGATGCATCTGCAGGCTCCGGAAAGACCTATACTTTGGTAAAAGAGTATCTTAAAATTATTCTTTCTTCTCCACGGAACGATGCTTATCGCAACATTTTGGCAATTACATTCACCAATAAAGCAGTTCATGAAATGAAAAGCCGTATTGTTGGGAGTTTGTCTGAGTTTGCAAAAGAGGAGCCATCTGCAAAAGCAGTCGATTTGATGGAGGATTTGTCTCGGGATACCGGACTTTCTATTATTAAAATTAAAACAAAATCCCAGAATATTATCAAGCACTTAATTCATAATTATGCTGCTTTTGATATTTCTACCATCGATAAATTTACACATAAAGTAATTCGTGCTTTTGCACATGATCTTAATCTGCCAATGACTTTTGAAGTCACTTTGGATACCGAGAATTTATTGATTGAGGCAGTTGATGCTATAATTGCACAAGCCGGTCAGGACGAAACATTGACTAAGCTGCTCGTTGATTTCACGATGGAAAAAACCGACGACGATAAAAGTTGGGATGTTTCTCGAGAAATCTTAGAAACGGGTAGACTGGTTCTGAATGAAAACAATCGGAATGAAATTTCTCATTTTCAGGATAAATCTATTGAAGAGTTTATTGAGATCAAGAAAAAAATGCTCGCTTTGTGTAAAGAACTCGAGTCTGAAAATGAAAATTTTGCGATTGAGGCACTTGCTTTAATCGAAAAAAACGGAATCGATTTGAAGTCATTCTCTCGCGGAACTTTTCCAAACCATTTAGAAAGTATTCGTGACGGGAAATTTAATCCCCGAAATAAAACTTTTCACGAATTCGATGATATTGCTATTAATAAAACGGCAAAGGACCGTGCGTTAATAGAAAATATAATCCCTGAACTGCTTCAGATTCTGGTAAAAATCTATAAGAATTTCGAAAAAAGAGATTTCTATAAAGCCTTTCTGAAAAATATTACACCGCTTTCGCTATTGAATACCGTTAGTAATGAATTGGCTAAAATTCAATCCGAACAAAATGTGCTGTCGATTTCTGAATTCAACGCCATTATTCACCGTGAAATTCAGAACCAGCCCGCACCTTTTATTTATGAGCGTTTGGGAGAGAAATACCGTCATTTTTTTATCGATGAATTTCAGGATACCTCTGAAATGCAGTGGCAGAATCTGATTCCGCTGATTCATAATTCCCTTTCCGGAGAAGACGATTTTGGAAATAAAGGGACACTGATGATAGTGGGAGATCCGAAACAGTCTATTTACCGATGGAGAGGGGGAAAAGCAGAGCAGTTTATAGAATTAGGAAAAGAAGAAAATTCTTTTTTTAACCATAAAAAAGAGGTTAAGCATTTAGATACAAATTACCGCAGTTATAGTGAGGTAATTGAATTCAATAATGATTTTTTTAAATTAATTTCGGCCGAATTTACCAATGAAGATTACAAAGATTTGTATGAAAATCATAGTTTTCAGAACATAAATTCAAAGAAAGGAGGGTATGTCAATATCTCTTTTCTTCCTGTAATCGAGAAATCAGATTATGCAGACGAAGAAGAAGTGGTTGAGAAATCAGATTTGTATGTTTTGGCGACTTTAAATACCATTCAAAAAGTTGTTCGGGAAGGTTTTGAATACAAGGACATTGTAATCTTAACCCGAAAAAGAGATCAGGGAATCGCAATTGCGAACTATTTAACGGAGCAAAATATTCCACTTTTGTCATCTGAAACCCTAATGATTCAAAATGCAACAGAGGTGCGTTTGATTGTTTGTCTGCTGAAATATTTAAACAATAGTGCTGATTTAGAGTCGAAAGCTAATTTTCTTCATTTTTTGGGATCAAATAAAGAAGTTAAGATGCCGATTCATGATTTTATTGCCTTAGGGATGTCTCAAAAAAAGGAAGGTGATTTTGAAAAATGGCTTTTAACTTTTGATGTCTCACTTTCTTTTGAAGATGTTCGTAAAAAATCCTTGTATGAGGCGGTTGAAATTATAATTGCGAAATTTATTCTTCCTGATGAAGGAAATGCATATGTTCAGTTCTTTTTGGATATCGTTTTAGAACGAGACATGAGAAATCAGGCAGGAATAGCTGATTTTTTAAGTTATTGGGATAAAAATGCAGAGAAATTTAGCATTCCGTCTCCTGAAGGAAACAATGCGGTTCGCATCATGACAATTCATAAATCAAAAGGATTAGAATTTCCGATCGTTATTATGCCATTTGCAGAAGAAGACTACAATCGAAAGCCAAAAGATAAATTATGGCTGGATACCGAAGATGCGAATTTGGATGTTCCGAAAGCTTTAATTGATAACAGCAGTGCGGTTGAAGGTTTCGGTGAGAATGCTTCGGCAGTTTTTAATTTGAAGAAACAAGAAGAACTGCTGGATAATATAAACGTTTTGTATGTGGCTTTGACACGTGCAGAGGAACAATTGTATGTAATATCGCAAGGAATGAAAGAACGGAAAGATGGTGAATTGCCTAACAATATGGCTTCCTTTTTTATTCGGTATTTAATGCATAAAGGGGGTTACGACACGGAACGATCAGAGTATGAGTTTGGTAGTAAGAGCAGGCTTTCGAATGCTGTAAAATCAGTTGATTTGGTGAAGACAATTCCTGTTGTTTCGGAAGTTTTAAATCCAAAAAACATCAAGATTGCACAACGGGAGGCTTTAATGTGGGGAACGCATCAGCAGGAAGCAATCGCTTATGGTAATATAGTTCACGAAATTCTGGCTTTTGTTAAGGATCGGTCGGATGTGGATCTGGCAATTACAAAAGGAATTGAAAATGGGCTTATTACAAATGATCAGGTTGATATGGTTTTAAAGACACTTCAGGAGATTGTGAATCATCCGGAGCTGAGTATTTGTTTTGATGGAAATGCAACTGTTTTGAATGAACAGACAATTGTTCAGAAAGAAGGCAGGATTTTAAAACCCGATCGTATTGTTCTGACTTCAAATAAAGAAGCCTATTTGTTAGATTATAAAACAGGAGTGATAAATTCGAAGTATGCAAAGCAAATTCAGGAGTATGAGGAGGCTATAGAGGATTTGGGGTATAAAGTGTTAAAAAAAGCGTTGGTATACATCGGATCAGAAATCGATGTAGTAAATTTGTGA
- the kbl gene encoding glycine C-acetyltransferase — MYGKIKEHLQNELQTIEENGIFKKERIITSAQDAEITISTGEKVLNFCANNYLGLSSHPEVVKAAKDAMDTHGFGMSSVRFICGTQDIHKTLEKKIADFYGTEDTILYAAAFDANGGVFEPLLGENDAIISDSLNHASIIDGVRLCKAARYRYENSNMEDLEQQLIKANEAGARFKLIVTDGVFSMDGLVAPLDKICDLADKYDAMVMVDECHAAGFIGATGKGTLEAKGVMGRVDIITGTLGKALGGAMGGYTTAKKEIIELLRQRSRPYLFSNSLAPAIVGASIKVFELLEKDTTLRDKLEWNTNYFKEGMKKAGFDIIDGDSAIVPVMLYDAKLSQTMANELLKQGIYVIGFFFPVVPKEKARIRVQLSAAHTKEHLDRAIDAFTVVGQMLKVI; from the coding sequence ATGTACGGTAAAATAAAAGAACATTTGCAAAATGAGTTGCAAACAATTGAAGAAAACGGAATTTTCAAGAAAGAACGCATTATAACTTCGGCACAAGATGCTGAGATAACGATTTCTACAGGAGAAAAAGTTTTGAATTTTTGTGCCAACAATTATTTAGGGCTTTCATCACACCCAGAAGTAGTAAAAGCAGCAAAAGATGCTATGGATACACACGGTTTTGGGATGTCGTCAGTACGTTTCATTTGCGGAACGCAGGATATTCATAAAACTTTAGAGAAGAAGATTGCAGATTTTTATGGTACAGAAGATACTATTCTTTATGCAGCAGCTTTTGATGCTAATGGTGGTGTTTTCGAACCTTTGTTAGGAGAGAATGACGCTATTATTTCAGACAGTCTGAATCATGCGTCTATTATTGACGGAGTTCGTTTGTGTAAAGCAGCGCGTTATCGTTATGAGAACAGTAATATGGAAGATTTGGAGCAGCAATTAATTAAAGCAAATGAAGCTGGAGCACGTTTCAAATTAATTGTTACTGATGGGGTTTTCTCAATGGACGGACTGGTAGCGCCTCTTGATAAAATTTGTGACCTGGCAGATAAGTATGATGCGATGGTGATGGTAGATGAGTGCCATGCTGCAGGATTTATCGGGGCAACCGGAAAAGGAACTCTCGAAGCAAAAGGAGTTATGGGAAGAGTTGATATTATTACCGGAACTCTAGGTAAAGCTTTAGGTGGAGCAATGGGAGGTTATACGACTGCTAAAAAAGAAATTATTGAGTTATTGCGTCAGCGTTCAAGACCATATTTATTCTCAAACTCACTAGCACCGGCGATTGTTGGGGCCTCAATTAAGGTGTTTGAATTATTGGAAAAAGACACTACGTTGAGAGATAAATTAGAATGGAATACAAATTACTTTAAAGAAGGAATGAAAAAAGCCGGTTTTGATATCATTGATGGAGATTCAGCAATCGTTCCGGTGATGTTATACGATGCGAAATTGTCGCAGACTATGGCAAATGAATTATTGAAACAAGGCATTTATGTAATCGGATTCTTCTTCCCTGTAGTGCCTAAAGAAAAAGCGAGGATTAGAGTGCAATTATCGGCTGCGCATACAAAAGAGCACTTAGACAGGGCTATAGATGCTTTTACAGTTGTCGGACAAATGTTAAAAGTTATATAA
- a CDS encoding PD-(D/E)XK nuclease family protein, translated as MINTSFLGKIATVIIQDYSDKLAETTVILPNKRAKVFLIEALKNETKKTILSPEIISIEDFVQDVASIRSVDSIELLFEFYEVYLSVTEKQYQQSFELFANWAKTLLQDFNEIDRYLLDPSHVLSYLNDIEDIKKWGIEVENKTKLLENYIDFWKLLPLYYDSLYNHLLNKSIGYQGLIYREAVNNLNHFSNTVSNRSFIFAGFNALNAAEEKIVQHLLALDQARIYWDVDQTFLNDPYHDAGLFVRRFKENWKHYKAHPFEWIVDDFSQTKNIQIIGTPKTIGQAKLAGSIIENIITENPTTALDKVAIVLGEENLLMPVLYSLPSSVGSLNITMGYSGKNNPSQILVAKLFRMHTNALSRKGESYVFYYKDILDILTHPLVEPYANASNLVRIIKENNYTFITHNRVLELNLNPTPLFDLLFQKWENGSIAVLENVSALLLLIKENFSNDNEEEKIAKAFVYAVFKVINKLINYYTKHNHIDNIDTLHAIYKQIIDVAEVSFEGEPLRGLQIMGVLESRVLDFDTVIVTSMNEGKFPAGKSQNSFIPYDVKNELGLPTFKEKDAIYTYHFYHLLQRAQNIYLIYNTENDGLDAGERSRFITQLEVEKQKKHNLTFDIYNPVLPTTAYQPMVVPKSEAVIDRLKEIALAGFSPSALTSYIRNPIDFYFQKILRIREVEEVEENIALNTLGTIIHETLKTLYEPFIGKFISETDLENCFKLLDAEVLNQFKLVYKEGEIKKGRNLLAFEVAKRNVSNFLKMELESLKNGDAVQIIALEETFERELNHPDLPFPVLIKGNVDRIELRNGKIRIIDYKTGKVEKTNVILKSWNGLTQELKNDKIIQVLAYAFMFETKAKEIPIEAGIISFKNLKSGFLPFTFKEDKEITTTVSREILSNYLEEIVLLLKEIFDPTISFEEKMD; from the coding sequence ATGATAAATACTTCTTTTCTCGGGAAAATAGCGACGGTTATAATTCAGGACTATTCAGATAAACTTGCTGAGACAACTGTTATTTTGCCTAATAAAAGAGCGAAAGTTTTTTTAATTGAAGCCCTGAAAAATGAGACTAAGAAAACAATACTTTCGCCTGAAATTATTAGTATTGAAGATTTTGTACAGGACGTAGCCTCGATCCGATCCGTTGATTCAATTGAGCTTTTGTTTGAGTTCTATGAAGTGTATCTTTCCGTAACCGAGAAACAATATCAGCAGTCTTTTGAATTATTTGCCAATTGGGCAAAAACGCTTCTGCAGGATTTTAATGAAATCGATCGCTATCTGTTAGACCCTTCACACGTCTTGTCCTATTTGAATGATATTGAAGACATCAAAAAATGGGGGATTGAAGTCGAGAACAAAACCAAGCTTTTAGAGAATTATATTGATTTCTGGAAACTTCTTCCATTGTATTATGATTCCCTATACAATCATTTACTGAATAAATCAATTGGATATCAGGGACTAATTTATCGTGAAGCTGTAAACAATCTCAATCACTTTTCGAATACCGTTTCAAATCGTAGTTTCATTTTTGCAGGATTTAATGCTTTGAATGCAGCGGAAGAAAAAATTGTGCAGCATCTTTTGGCTTTAGATCAGGCCAGGATTTATTGGGATGTTGATCAGACTTTCTTAAATGATCCGTATCATGATGCAGGACTTTTTGTAAGACGGTTTAAAGAAAATTGGAAACACTATAAAGCTCATCCGTTTGAATGGATAGTAGATGATTTTTCGCAGACTAAAAACATTCAGATTATAGGGACACCCAAAACTATTGGTCAGGCAAAACTGGCGGGTAGTATTATCGAAAATATTATCACAGAAAACCCAACTACTGCTTTAGATAAAGTGGCTATTGTACTGGGTGAGGAAAATTTACTGATGCCGGTTTTATATTCCCTGCCTTCTTCCGTTGGAAGTCTGAATATTACAATGGGTTATTCGGGAAAGAACAACCCGTCGCAGATATTAGTTGCGAAATTGTTTAGAATGCATACCAATGCGCTTTCGCGTAAAGGAGAAAGTTATGTTTTTTATTATAAAGATATACTTGATATTCTTACACATCCTTTGGTTGAACCTTATGCCAATGCCAGTAATTTGGTTCGGATTATCAAGGAAAATAATTACACTTTTATTACACATAATCGGGTTTTAGAACTCAATTTGAATCCAACGCCATTGTTTGATCTGCTTTTTCAAAAGTGGGAGAATGGGTCGATTGCTGTTCTTGAAAATGTTTCGGCACTTTTACTTTTGATAAAAGAAAATTTCAGCAATGACAATGAGGAGGAAAAAATTGCGAAAGCTTTTGTTTATGCCGTTTTTAAAGTAATTAATAAGCTGATCAATTATTACACAAAACACAATCACATTGATAACATAGACACTTTGCATGCGATCTATAAACAGATTATTGATGTTGCTGAAGTTTCGTTTGAAGGGGAGCCTTTACGCGGACTGCAAATTATGGGGGTTCTGGAAAGTCGTGTGCTTGATTTTGATACCGTAATTGTAACATCGATGAATGAAGGGAAGTTTCCGGCTGGAAAATCTCAAAATTCATTTATTCCCTATGATGTTAAAAACGAACTGGGATTGCCTACTTTTAAAGAGAAAGATGCCATTTATACCTATCATTTTTATCATTTATTGCAAAGAGCTCAAAACATCTATCTGATTTACAATACAGAAAATGATGGATTGGATGCAGGAGAACGAAGCCGTTTCATCACGCAATTGGAGGTAGAGAAACAAAAGAAGCACAACTTAACGTTTGACATTTATAATCCCGTTTTACCAACAACGGCTTATCAGCCTATGGTGGTTCCCAAGTCTGAGGCTGTGATAGATCGTTTAAAAGAAATCGCACTTGCCGGTTTTTCTCCTTCTGCTTTGACGAGTTACATCCGAAATCCGATAGACTTTTATTTCCAAAAAATATTGAGAATTAGAGAAGTAGAAGAAGTTGAGGAGAATATAGCATTGAATACTCTTGGGACTATTATTCATGAAACGTTGAAAACGCTTTATGAACCCTTTATTGGAAAGTTCATTTCGGAAACAGATCTCGAAAATTGTTTCAAGTTACTGGATGCTGAAGTTTTAAATCAGTTTAAATTGGTTTATAAAGAAGGTGAGATAAAAAAAGGGCGTAATCTTTTAGCCTTTGAAGTAGCGAAACGAAATGTCTCTAATTTTTTGAAAATGGAATTAGAATCTCTTAAAAATGGAGATGCGGTTCAGATCATAGCTTTGGAGGAAACATTTGAACGCGAATTAAATCATCCGGATTTGCCGTTTCCTGTTTTGATTAAAGGAAACGTGGATCGTATTGAATTGCGCAACGGGAAAATCCGAATTATTGATTATAAGACAGGAAAAGTTGAAAAGACGAATGTTATCCTGAAATCATGGAATGGATTGACTCAGGAGCTTAAAAATGATAAAATTATTCAGGTTTTGGCTTATGCCTTTATGTTTGAAACCAAAGCGAAAGAAATCCCGATAGAAGCGGGTATAATTTCTTTTAAAAATCTTAAATCAGGTTTTTTGCCTTTTACATTCAAAGAAGATAAAGAGATTACTACTACAGTTTCCAGAGAAATTTTGAGTAATTATTTAGAGGAAATCGTATTACTGTTAAAAGAGATTTTTGACCCGACAATTTCTTTTGAAGAGAAAATGGATTAA
- a CDS encoding OmpA family protein — protein sequence MKHLNKLLVAVMMVMGLSSHAQDSNNPWAISFGVNAVDTRTSSGSGNGFFDQHFSQPFAVKDNWNILPSLSYIGVNRYVGSGFSVGLQGSVNKIDKFVVFNKTAAGHDGRGNLVTNPGDLMYYGIDATIKYSFQELIKSKVIDPSLSVGGGYTFFGDSSYGTVNPGAGVTFWFTDAIGLELATRYKWSVSGDRLDKSGAPDAPSHFQHTAGLVFKFGGKDTDGDGIYDKDDACPDVAGLKQFNGCPDTDGDGIVDASDACPDVFGLAALNGCPDTDGDGIADKDDACPDVAGLAALKGCPDTDGDGIADKDDKCPTVAGPRENGGCPFLDADKDGVADKDDDCPTVAGPASNRGCPEVTTEALEDLKVQARAVYFNSGKATFKTGDKETPARLDAIKEILKNYPNAKFSIEGHTDSTGSAKINDKLSQERADAVKNALIERGVNAENLESKGFGSSQPVASNKTAAGKAQNRRTEIKHIGSKYQGKI from the coding sequence ATGAAACATCTTAACAAACTTTTAGTTGCTGTGATGATGGTGATGGGTTTAAGTTCTCACGCACAAGACAGCAACAATCCATGGGCTATCTCTTTTGGAGTTAATGCCGTTGATACTAGAACAAGTTCTGGATCAGGAAATGGTTTTTTCGATCAACACTTTTCTCAGCCATTCGCTGTAAAAGACAACTGGAATATTCTTCCTTCTTTATCTTACATTGGTGTAAATAGATATGTAGGTAGCGGTTTTTCTGTTGGTTTACAAGGATCTGTGAACAAGATTGATAAATTTGTTGTTTTTAACAAGACTGCTGCGGGCCATGATGGTAGAGGTAATCTTGTAACTAATCCTGGTGACTTGATGTATTACGGAATTGATGCTACTATTAAATATAGCTTCCAGGAATTAATCAAATCTAAAGTAATCGATCCTTCGTTATCTGTTGGTGGAGGTTACACTTTCTTTGGAGATAGCAGCTACGGAACTGTTAACCCAGGTGCTGGTGTTACTTTTTGGTTTACTGATGCTATCGGTCTTGAGCTTGCTACAAGATACAAATGGTCAGTTAGTGGGGATAGATTAGATAAATCTGGAGCTCCAGATGCTCCATCTCACTTTCAACACACTGCAGGTCTAGTTTTCAAATTCGGAGGTAAAGATACTGACGGAGACGGAATCTACGATAAAGATGATGCTTGTCCAGATGTTGCTGGTTTAAAACAATTCAACGGATGTCCTGATACTGACGGAGACGGAATCGTTGACGCTTCTGACGCTTGTCCAGATGTATTTGGTTTAGCTGCATTAAACGGATGTCCTGATACTGACGGAGACGGAATTGCTGATAAAGATGACGCTTGTCCAGATGTTGCTGGTTTAGCTGCTTTAAAAGGTTGTCCTGATACTGACGGTGATGGTATCGCTGACAAAGATGACAAATGTCCTACAGTTGCTGGTCCTAGAGAAAATGGTGGTTGTCCTTTCTTAGACGCTGACAAAGACGGTGTAGCTGATAAAGATGACGATTGTCCTACAGTTGCTGGTCCTGCTTCTAACAGAGGTTGTCCTGAAGTAACTACTGAAGCTTTAGAAGATCTTAAAGTTCAAGCTAGAGCGGTTTACTTTAACTCAGGAAAAGCTACTTTCAAAACTGGTGACAAAGAAACTCCAGCTAGATTAGATGCTATTAAAGAAATCCTTAAAAACTATCCAAACGCGAAATTCTCTATTGAAGGACACACAGATAGTACAGGTTCTGCAAAAATCAACGACAAACTTTCTCAAGAAAGAGCTGACGCTGTGAAAAATGCATTAATCGAAAGAGGTGTAAATGCTGAGAACTTAGAGTCTAAAGGATTCGGATCTTCTCAACCAGTTGCAAGCAACAAAACTGCTGCAGGTAAAGCACAAAACAGAAGAACAGAAATTAAACACATTGGTTCTAAATACCAAGGTAAAATCTAA